In a genomic window of Pseudomonas putida:
- the pcaR gene encoding pca regulon transcriptional regulator PcaR, which translates to MNDQLRNSFASVAPPIVASPAKRIQALTGDPDFMTSLARGLAVVQAFQERKRHLTIAQISHRTEIPRAAVRRCLHTLIKLGYATTDGRTYSLLPKVLTLGHAYVSSTPLAVSAQPYLDRMSEQLHEACNMATLEGDDILYIARSATTQRLISVDLSVGGRLPAYCTSMGRILLAALDDTSLQEYLDHADLQAKTSRTLHTPEALLECLQEVRRQGWCIVDQELEQGLRSIAVPVYDASGQVVAALNVSTHAGRVSRNELEQRFLPGLLSASRDLSAQLFA; encoded by the coding sequence ATGAATGATCAACTGCGCAACTCCTTCGCCTCCGTGGCGCCACCGATCGTGGCATCGCCTGCCAAGCGGATTCAGGCGCTGACCGGCGACCCGGACTTCATGACCTCGCTGGCACGCGGTCTGGCGGTGGTGCAAGCCTTCCAGGAGCGCAAGCGCCACCTGACCATCGCCCAGATCAGCCACCGCACGGAAATTCCCCGCGCCGCCGTACGGCGTTGCCTGCATACCCTGATCAAACTCGGTTACGCCACCACGGACGGCCGCACCTATTCACTGCTGCCCAAAGTGCTGACCCTCGGTCATGCCTACGTCTCCTCGACGCCATTGGCGGTATCGGCCCAGCCTTATCTGGACCGCATGAGCGAACAACTGCACGAAGCCTGCAACATGGCCACCCTGGAAGGGGATGACATCTTGTACATCGCCCGTTCCGCGACCACCCAGCGCCTGATCTCGGTCGATCTCTCGGTGGGCGGGCGCCTGCCGGCCTACTGCACATCGATGGGCCGGATTCTGCTGGCCGCGCTGGACGACACTTCGCTTCAGGAATACCTCGACCACGCCGACCTGCAAGCCAAGACCAGCCGCACACTGCACACCCCCGAGGCCCTGCTCGAATGCCTGCAGGAAGTCCGCAGACAGGGTTGGTGCATCGTCGATCAGGAACTGGAACAAGGCCTGCGTTCGATTGCCGTGCCGGTGTACGACGCCTCAGGTCAAGTGGTCGCGGCCCTCAACGTCAGCACCCACGCGGGGCGGGTCAGCCGCAACGAGCTGGAGCAGCGCTTCCTTCCCGGCCTGTTGAGTGCCAGTCGCGACCTCAGTGCGCAGCTGTTTGCCTAA
- a CDS encoding MFS transporter → MNQPQSAVGNVLDVQSFINAQPISRYQWRVVILCFLIVFLDGLDTAAMGFIAPALSQDWGIDRASLGPVMSAALIGMVFGALGSGPLADRFGRKVVLVGAVLLFGAFSLASAYSTSVDQLLVLRFLTGLGLGAGMPNATTLLSEYTPERKKSLLVTSMFCGFNLGMAGGGFISAKLIPAFGWHSLLLIGGILPLILGVVLLLWLPESARFLVVRNRGTDKVRKTLAPIDPAVVAQASAFSVPEQKTVKARNVFAVVFSGTYSVGTLLLWLTYFMGLVIVYLLTSWLPTLMRDSGASMEQAAFIGALFQFGGVLSAVGVGWAMDRFNPHKVIGTFYLLAGVFAYAVGQSLGSITLLATLVLVAGMCVNGAQSAMPSLAARFYPTQGRATGVSWMLGIGRFGAILGAWMGATLLGLGWNFEQVLTALVIPAAVATAAVVIKGVVSHADAT, encoded by the coding sequence ATGAACCAGCCTCAGTCTGCTGTAGGAAACGTCCTCGACGTACAGTCCTTCATCAATGCTCAACCCATTTCACGCTACCAGTGGCGTGTCGTGATCCTGTGTTTTCTGATTGTGTTCCTCGATGGCCTCGATACCGCGGCCATGGGCTTCATCGCCCCGGCCCTGTCGCAGGACTGGGGCATCGACCGCGCCAGCCTCGGCCCGGTGATGAGTGCCGCGCTGATCGGCATGGTCTTCGGCGCACTGGGCTCAGGCCCTTTGGCTGACCGTTTCGGGCGAAAAGTCGTACTGGTCGGCGCCGTGTTGCTGTTCGGCGCGTTCAGCCTGGCCTCGGCCTACAGCACCAGCGTCGATCAGTTGCTGGTGTTGCGCTTCCTCACCGGCCTGGGGCTGGGCGCCGGCATGCCGAACGCCACCACACTGCTGTCCGAGTACACCCCGGAGCGCAAGAAATCCTTGCTGGTGACCAGCATGTTCTGCGGGTTCAACCTCGGCATGGCCGGCGGTGGTTTCATTTCCGCCAAGCTGATCCCGGCGTTCGGCTGGCACAGTCTGCTGCTGATCGGCGGGATCTTGCCGTTGATCCTTGGCGTCGTCCTGCTGCTCTGGCTGCCGGAATCGGCGCGCTTTCTTGTCGTGCGTAACCGTGGCACCGACAAAGTGCGCAAAACCCTGGCACCCATCGACCCGGCCGTGGTGGCTCAGGCCTCCGCGTTCAGCGTGCCGGAACAGAAAACCGTTAAGGCCCGCAACGTGTTCGCCGTGGTCTTCTCCGGCACCTACAGCGTCGGCACCTTGTTGCTGTGGCTGACCTATTTCATGGGCCTGGTGATTGTTTACCTGCTGACCAGTTGGCTGCCGACCCTGATGCGCGACAGTGGCGCAAGCATGGAGCAGGCCGCGTTCATCGGCGCGCTGTTCCAGTTCGGCGGGGTGTTGAGTGCGGTGGGTGTCGGCTGGGCCATGGACCGCTTCAATCCGCACAAGGTGATCGGCACTTTCTACCTGCTGGCCGGGGTGTTTGCCTACGCGGTGGGGCAGAGTCTGGGCAGCATCACGCTGCTGGCTACCCTGGTGCTGGTGGCCGGGATGTGCGTCAACGGCGCGCAATCGGCGATGCCCTCGTTGGCGGCACGGTTTTACCCGACCCAGGGGCGTGCCACGGGCGTGTCGTGGATGCTCGGGATTGGTCGTTTCGGCGCCATCCTTGGTGCCTGGATGGGGGCAACATTGCTGGGACTGGGCTGGAATTTCGAGCAGGTGCTGACGGCGCTGGTGATTCCGGCCGCTGTGGCAACGGCGGCGGTGGT